One Rhododendron vialii isolate Sample 1 chromosome 2a, ASM3025357v1 genomic region harbors:
- the LOC131317066 gene encoding uncharacterized protein LOC131317066, translating into MAHFARWYGGYANQFDCPVSLPIFYGLASENHFSHIHDLEKAFDRDEVALLHVFSASLRDSSLDWFNLLSPRLTWGEIVIQFFNHFNPSYETHMLLQELSDFSQHDDESLSLCWERFKFVVFSWSSFNCELGSLLVIFCRGLNLKPCEVDFRSTDEFLDKTPEDAWDFLDELTQKLQFCELTKNSEDTNSDGREKEEKEPLPEDTNSEVRVKEEIEPLPEDTNSDGREEEEIEPLVISEGYMPFEELLPIVALNNQVLSALDCATPFTESPLSQEFLNVELIDFFGVDKFNLVYHPYLVDFVNALKIDLVWAIHLVVFKCLKRIRQMCYSKYLILWHGRVQFLIKCVEWSTMFIVLALVGMINVRNPRLATLELLGNRCNLQLLCVSCKVPSSAYASLLLLCVVQQGFNIEYHWCFVGLADHSLKVLTVMAVFMLYKVSSSCLLLSSTGCLLLFCFATTTASWLLLAVAIMAANCCCIRALLAAVSRLHKTIQAACIILQFQPVNFQVAKSLCEIQTFLLIPFATSLALYLAALSSE; encoded by the exons atggcccattttgcaaggtggtatggaggttatgcaaaccaatttgattGTCCAGTGTCACTTCcaatattttatggtttggcctcagaaaatcatttttcgcatATTCATGACCTTGAGAAAGCTTTTGATAGAGATGAAGTGGCTCTCTTACATGTATTTtcagcatctttgcgtgatagttctctagattggtttaatttattgagtccaagattgacatggggtgagattgtgatacaatttttcaatcatttcaatccctcatatgagactcatatgcttttacaagaactatcagatttctctcaacatgatgatgagtctttgtcactgtgttgggagcgatttaaatttgttgtattctcttggtcgagttttaattgtgagcttggcagtcttctggttatcttttgtcgtggtttaaaccttaagccatgcgaggtggattttaggtccactgacgaattcttggataaaacccctgaagacgcttgggatttcttagatgaattaacccaaaagctccaattttgtgagttgactaaAAATTCTGAGGATACCAATTCTGAtgggagagaaaaagaggaaaaagagcCACTTCCTGAGGATACCAATTCTGAGGTGAGggtaaaagaggaaatagagccgcttcctgaggataccaattctgatgggagggaagaagaggaaatagagcctcTTGTCATTAGTGAgggctatatgccttttgaggaatTATTGCCAATAgttgcactgaataatcaagtaCTCTCGGCTCTAGATTGTGCCACCCCTTTTACTGAGTCTCCACTTTCGCAAGAGTTTTTGAATGTGGAActgattgatttttttggtgttgataaatttaatttagtttatcatccaTATCTTGTGGACTTTGTCAatgctttgaaaattgatctagtttggGCTATACACTTGGTGGTATTTAAATGtttaaaacgaattcggcaaatgtGCTACTCAAAATATCTTATCTTATGGCATGGCCGAgttcaattcttgataaaaTGTGTAGAATGGAGTACTATGTTCATTGTCTTAGCTCTTGTTGGCATGATAAATGTTCGGAACCCACGTTTGGCTACac TTGAGCTGTTGGGTAATAGATGtaatctacaacttttgtgtgTGTCATGTAAG GTACCCTCTTCTGCCTATGCTTCACTGCTACTCCTGTGTGTAGTGCAGCAAGGGTTTAACATAGAGTACCACTGGTGCTTTGTTGGTCTAGCTGATCATTCATTGAAAGTGCTGACTGTGATGGCAGTTTTTATGTTGTATAAGGTATCAAGCT CCTGCCTGCTGCTGTCCAGTACTGGCTGTCTGCTACTGTTCTGCTTCGCTACTACTACTGCATCCTGGTTGCTACTGGCTGTTGCTATAATGGCAGCAAACTGCTGCTGTATCAGAGCCCTTTTGGCTGCTGTATCTAGGCTCCACAAGACTATACAAGCTGCGTGCATCATTTTGCAATTCCAGCCAGTCAATTTCCAAGT GGCTAAAAGTCTTTGTGAAATCCAAACCTTCTTGTTAATTCCATTTGCCACTAGCCTTGCCTTGTATTTAGCTGCACTTTCATCTGAGTGa
- the LOC131318109 gene encoding uncharacterized protein LOC131318109 isoform X1 — protein sequence MDKFDLQGDPIDVEKAVATQCGRRLSNHNFVLHNKYKKLQETRGEEYARNNPPAGVNPEQWTSLVTKKWTVPKWLVILFTREIVMERSEKNTSNRSWSKTKHRCGSKSLPVRLAAAMHDNGGVVPAVTEMYKDTHFNKDTQKWISSESEVLYDKMVQIETKHNAQEGTIPITQEELSVKGLKAKSGYVKGLGIRPSSSIRTVNREYVTHLEGKVQEQAEKIQEQAEGIEAANNKIEEQGKTLASVMAFLKQQGFIG from the exons ATG GATAAGTTTGACTTGCAAGGAGATCCAATCGATGTTGAAAAGGCAGTGGCAACACAATGTGGACGGAGGTTGAGCAATCACAACTTCGTTTTGCACAATAAGTACAAGAAACTTCAAGAAACAAGGGGGGAAGAGTATGCTAGAAACAACCCACCAGCTGGTGTCAATCCAGAGCAGTGGACGAGCTTAGTCACTAAGAAGTGGACTGTTCCAAAATGGCTGGTAATCTTGTTCACCAGAGAAATAGTCATG GAGCGATCagaaaaaaacacctcaaacag gtCTTGGTCTAAGACAAAACATAGATGTGGATCAAAGTCACTCCCAGTTAGGCTTGCCGCTGCG ATGCACGATAATGGAGGTGTTGTGCCCGCGGTAACAGAGATGTACAAGGATACCCACTTCAATAAGGACACGCAAAAATGGATCTCTTCAGAATCCGAAGTTCTCTAT GATAAGATGGTACAAATAGAGACTAAACATAATGCGCAGGAAGGTACAATCCCGATTACGCAAGAGGAGCTCTCTGTTAAAGGACTCAAGGCAAAGTCAGGCTATGTGAAGGGACTTGGCATTAGGCCTTCCTCCTCTATTAGGACTGTGAACAGGGAGTATGTAACACACCTCGAGGGAAAGGTGCAAGAGCAAGCTGAAAAAATTCAGGAGCAAGCAGAAGGAATTGAAGCAGCAAACAATAAGATAGAGGAACAGGGGAAGACTTTGGCTAGTGTTATGGCATTTCTTAAACAACAAGGATTCATCGGTTAA
- the LOC131318109 gene encoding uncharacterized protein LOC131318109 isoform X2 gives MDKFDLQGDPIDVEKAVATQCGRRLSNHNFVLHNKYKKLQETRGEEYARNNPPAGVNPEQWTSLVTKKWTVPKWLERSEKNTSNRSWSKTKHRCGSKSLPVRLAAAMHDNGGVVPAVTEMYKDTHFNKDTQKWISSESEVLYDKMVQIETKHNAQEGTIPITQEELSVKGLKAKSGYVKGLGIRPSSSIRTVNREYVTHLEGKVQEQAEKIQEQAEGIEAANNKIEEQGKTLASVMAFLKQQGFIG, from the exons ATG GATAAGTTTGACTTGCAAGGAGATCCAATCGATGTTGAAAAGGCAGTGGCAACACAATGTGGACGGAGGTTGAGCAATCACAACTTCGTTTTGCACAATAAGTACAAGAAACTTCAAGAAACAAGGGGGGAAGAGTATGCTAGAAACAACCCACCAGCTGGTGTCAATCCAGAGCAGTGGACGAGCTTAGTCACTAAGAAGTGGACTGTTCCAAAATGGCTG GAGCGATCagaaaaaaacacctcaaacag gtCTTGGTCTAAGACAAAACATAGATGTGGATCAAAGTCACTCCCAGTTAGGCTTGCCGCTGCG ATGCACGATAATGGAGGTGTTGTGCCCGCGGTAACAGAGATGTACAAGGATACCCACTTCAATAAGGACACGCAAAAATGGATCTCTTCAGAATCCGAAGTTCTCTAT GATAAGATGGTACAAATAGAGACTAAACATAATGCGCAGGAAGGTACAATCCCGATTACGCAAGAGGAGCTCTCTGTTAAAGGACTCAAGGCAAAGTCAGGCTATGTGAAGGGACTTGGCATTAGGCCTTCCTCCTCTATTAGGACTGTGAACAGGGAGTATGTAACACACCTCGAGGGAAAGGTGCAAGAGCAAGCTGAAAAAATTCAGGAGCAAGCAGAAGGAATTGAAGCAGCAAACAATAAGATAGAGGAACAGGGGAAGACTTTGGCTAGTGTTATGGCATTTCTTAAACAACAAGGATTCATCGGTTAA